The segment TTgcaacagtgatttttttttaattggaccatagttttaaaaaaattaatctttaagCTGGTTTTGATGATTTGGATACTATCTGAACCTAGTCTTGGTATTCCACTCAGCAGCCACAGACAGCCTCTTTTTGATGAACAAGGCCTTGAATCTGTAAGACTCCCTCATCCTGCCTTCGGGTTTTGGAGTAATTCACCCAAAACAAGCTTGGTAAGGTTGGATCagggtgaagaaaagaaaaatagagctgTAAATAAGTGAAGACAAGTCCAGGAAGGGACATGCAAATTCCAAAATTGTGcaatataaatttagaaatatatcaAGGTTAACCTTATCTGTGTTCAATTTTGTGTCTGTACAGTGGTACCACTTTTACTGCTGATGTGCCATTGCGGAAAGGGCGCCAAAGGCTTTACCCCCATACCTGGCACCATAGAGATGCTGCATCCTTGGAATAATGAAGGAGCACCACCTGAAGACAAGGTCAGTGGATCAGATGTCAATATGACTTGTCTTCTTCTTGGGTTTTAAAGGGGCCTAGGGAAGTGTTTCTTACATGTTTGGTTGAGTGAGTAAAGTGATCACTATGGATTTCACTCATGTGCCTTTGTTAAGCAAAGAGTTCAAATGACAGCATATTTTGTGTTTGTTGCTGGGGCAGAATTGAGATAGTTTTACTCTGTTTTGACACTTCCCATGTTGTAGAGAATGTAGAGCAAGGTTCAGGAAGAGCAAGAGTGTGTAGGAATCTAAGTCTTTTGTCCTAACATTAAATGGGCAGTTTTCATAACCAGGAACTGCTTCATTTCCATTTCCCTCAATACATAGGGTTTGCAGAGGTAAGCCCACAACCCCCATGACACTTGTAAAATGTTGCAAAACCCCATTTCCCAACTACATCATAGCCATATCCCTTTGTCTCTCTGTTGCACCTTCACCCTGGACCTCTCACCACCATCTGTTATGAGCACCATTTCTAATAGGATAGGATTTAGCATCAGGTGGCAGAGAACTCAGAATAACAGTGGCTTAATCCTAAAATGGGCATTCCAAGATCAACATGATGATTCATCCGCAGCATGGTCCCCAGTTCcctcttccttgtttttcttccaTGGTTGAGTTCCATTCCCACACTGTCCTCATGTCCTAGTTCTAGCTACCTAGCTGCCGTCCCCACATTCTAACCAGCACATGGGAGAAAAGTGAAGAACCCTCTTTAAGCACACTTCCCGGAACTTGTGTACACCATTTCTGCTTCATTCACATTGACCACAGTTTAGTCAGGTGGCTATACCTAGTGGCATCAGAGGCTTAGAAATATAGTCTTTATTTTGGGTGGCCATGGATCCAGGTCAAAACAAAGTTAAGAATTCTGTAACTATAGAAGAAGGTATCAAACTGTAGAGGGAGGTTGAAATGCCATTGGTCGCATAGAGTAAAGGAGCTGAGACTGTTTgggctttgttttctctttgggtTCTATCCACCTATAaaacaagaagagagaagaaaggagatcTTCATAAGACTTACATAAGTTATTCAACTCAAAATACTTTTTCTAACTGGCCTCAGTGGAAATAGCTTATACCTTCCTATGCCCACTTGACTCAGATCCTTCTACCAAGGATGAAGGATTCCCTCCATCCTCCTGACTCAGTTCTCAGCTGTGTTTGCTCTCACAGGTGGTGCCATCATTTCTGCCAGTGGATCAAGGGGGCAGTCTAGTAGGAAGAAATGGAGTAGGAGGTATGGCCAAGGAAGCCACGATGAAAGGAAGTAGCTCTGCTTCCATTGTCAAAGGGCAACATGAGATGTCCGAGATGGATGGAAGGTGGGAAGAACACAGAAGCCTGCTTTCTGGTAGAGCTACCCAGTTTACAGGGGCCACAGGCGCTATCATGACCACTGAAACCACGAAGACCGCAAGGGCCACAGGGGCTTCCAGAGACATGGCCGGAGCTCAGGCAGCTGCTGTTGCACTGAACGAAGAATTCTTAAGAAATTATTTCACTGATGTAAGGATGAGTTTTATGTattggtggtggggggtggggggaacatTTGTATGTGAATGTGATATTATTAGGGTAATCATTGCCTTGGATCCAAATGagactttgggttttttttttttttcttttttcagggaaTACTTATAGGcaataaggaaagagaaatgggACCCACAGAATCAGTCGGTGTTAGCTAAATTATGCTGCAGTAACCATGATCTTAGTTCTCACACAGGCATATTTCTCACTTACAGTTATGTTTTTGCCAGTCAGTCAGCTCTGCTTTCCTTCATGATGTCTTCATATCAAGATGCACACTGAGAGAGCAGATTGTACCTGGGAAGCTGCCGTCCTTGTGACCCAAAGAAAAGAACAAGGCAGAACCAGGCAATGGCTCTCAAAGCCTCCACCTTTTTACACCACATTtcattgaccaaagcaagtcatatgaCCAAGACAGATGTCAGTGGGTCGGAAAGTTGCATCCCTCTGCAGGAGCAGGCTTGGTAGGGATGAGCTCCGTAGGAGAGGCAGAGGATATATAACCTAAAAAACACAATCTATTAAGTCCATTTAAATTTTACCTTCTGTATGAGAGTACTTGGCTTTGCTATTATGAGGGTCCAccaaaaaatgatgagaaaagtTCCAGGAAGATGATCAGATGCAATAAGGAAGCTCATGCTAGAATTGAGGAATTAGAAgcagaactgaaaataaaagtataatgtagaggtcaggcacaatggctcatgcctgtgatcccagcactctgggaggtcaaggcaggcagatcacttgagcccagaagttcaagaccagcttgggcaatatgttaaaaccctatctctccaaaaatacaaaaaattagctgggcatgctggcacacacctgtagtcccagctactcagaaggctgaggtagggggatcacttgagcctggaaagccaaggatgcagtgagctgtgatcataccactgcactccagcctgggcaacagagtgaaactctgtctaaaaaaaaaaaaaaaaaaaagtataacataGAGATAAAGTATACTTCAGAACAAGGAATATTACCAGGAATAATGAGGGATAGTTCATAATGAAAAATGAGTCAGTTCATCAGGAGGCCTGAAACTCCTAAATATGTCAGAACCtaataacagaaatttttaaaacttaaagcaaaaacaactgaaagagaaacagacaaattcaTAATGATAGTTGGAGAGTTCAACCTGATCTATCAGTAAATGAAAGAACAAGTGACAGAATCAGTAAGCATATAGAAAACTTAGTACTGTGAACCAAATGGATCTAGTTGATACTGACAGAACACTCTATGCAACAGAAGCAGAATACACATGCTTTTTCATATAGACTGTATTCTagaacattaaataaatgtaaataacttttaaagaacTGCAGTCATACAATGTactttgatgaaaaaaaaattaaaaccagagaTCAGTAACaaagagatatataaaatatactcaaatatttataaatacacatgACTGCAAATTAAATTATACTTCATGAAAATTTGTGGGGTACTACTAAAGTGATGCTTGAAGGGAAATTGTAGCAAAAATGGCTATATTAGAAGATGGTTCTCAAATCAGTGACCTAAGCTTCCACCCTCAGAAGttagaagagcaaattaaacccaaaacaAGCAGAAATAAGATAATGATGAattttagagcagaaatcaatgaaatatttagcaaaaagtaataagaaaaaaaattgaagccaCAAGCTTATTATTTAAAGaggtcaataaaattgataaacatttTACCAGACTAATTAGGATATTAAGAGATTAAGCACAAACTATGgatgttagaaataaaataaagaactttaCTACAGATCTTACAGACAtagtaagaataattttttaaaaagtaggactGGGTGGTTTTCTTGAGAACAAGGCCCTGTGCTCCCATGAGAATGGACAGAGTTGGAATATAAGGCATCTGAAGGGCCCTAGAGAGGAGTAAGGGGAGGGGCTTCCATTGAGGAAAGCAAGTTACTTCTGTCCCCCTCTTCTAAATTTGCAAATTATTAGCGTGCTTTCCCACTTTCTGCTCCTTTTTAACCTCCCATCTTTCATACCATCCTTCACCCACCTTCAAGTATTAGCTTAACAGGGATGTGGGTGGTGTCAAGCAAAACCATTTCTTGGCCTTTCCTGTCTCACTGCTAAGCTCAATTCTAGCgtcctgtttgttttcttttggtaagTTTTCCCTCTCTCCACTCTAATCCTGCTCCAGTCATTCTTggttatgtatgtgtgtactaACTTTTGATTTGGAAGTAATTTCAAAGTTATCAGAAAATTTGCAAGAATAATAGAAATTTTGAACCCAAtaaacattttgccacatttgctatttgcttttccattttctctgtctctctctcactgacacacattcacacacattctCTTACATTACTATAGTACAGTTAACAAATGTAGAACTTTAATATTGACATAGTCCATATTTCAGTTTAGCCAACTATCACACTATCTTTTAcagcaattttgtttttctcaggatCCTGCATTCCATTTAGTTGTCCTGAcactttagtctcctttaatctgaaaCAGTCCCCTCTgcctttctattttttccctgatattaattttttttaagaatacagtCCAGTTGTGTCGTAGGATCTCTCTcaatttgtgtttccctgatggTTCCTTGTAATTAAATTCACATTACTGCATTTTGAACAGGAATATAGAgtcttgttttaaaatgaatttatattgctaattatttgtctgttttgtgtttgttttgttttgttttcattttagaaagcGGCCTCTTACACTGAGGAAGATGAAAATCACACAGCCAAAGATTGCCTTCTGGTTTATtctcaggaagaaactgaatcgcTGAATGCTTCTATTGGTTGTTGCAGTTTTATTGAAGGAGAGCTAGATGACCGCTTCTTAGATGATTTGGGACTTAAATTCAAGACACTAGCTGAAGTTTGCCTGGGtcaaaaaatagatataaataaggaaattgagcAGAGACAAAAACCTGCCACAGAAACAAGTATGAACACAGCTTCACATTCACTCTGTGAGCAAACTATGGTTAATTCAGAGAATACCTACTCCTCTGGCAGTAGCTTCCCAGTTCCAAAATCTTTGCAAGAAGCCAATGCAGAGAAAGTAACTCAGGAAATAGTCACTGAAAGATCTGTGTCTTCTAGGCAGGCGCAAAAGGTAGCTACACCTCTTCCTGACCCAATGGCTTCTAGAAATGTGATAGCAACAGAAACTTCCTATGTCACAGGGTCCACTATGCCACCAACCACTGTGATCCTGGGTCCTAGCCAGCCACAGAGCCTTATTGTGACAGAGAGGGTGTATGCTCCAGCTTCTACCTTGGTAGATCAGCCTTATGCTAATGAAGGTACAGTTGTGGTCACTGAAAGAGTAATACAGCCTCATGGGGGTGGATCGAATCCTCTGGAAGGCACTCAGCATCTTCAAGATGTACCTTACGTCATggtgagggaaagagagagctTCCTTGCCCCCAGCTCAGGTGTGCAGCCTACTCTGGCCATGCCTAATATAGCAGTAGGACAGAATGTGACAGTGACAGAAAGAGTTCTAGCACCTGCTTCCACTCTGCAATCCAGTTACCAGATTCCCACTGAAAATTCTATGACGGCTAGGAACACCACGGTGTCTGGAGCTGGAGTCCCTGGccctctgccagattttggtttAGAGGAATCTGGTCATTCTAATTCTACCATAACCACATCTTCCACCAGAGTTACCAAGCATAGCACTGTACAGCATTCTTACTCCTAAACAGCAGTCAGCCACAAACTGACCCAGAGTTTAATTAGCAGTGACTAATTTCATGTTTCCAATGTACCTGATTTTTCATGAGCCttacagacacacagagacacatacacattgatcttaaaatttttctcagtCACTGATATGCAAAGGACCACACTGTCTCTGCTTCCAGGAGTATTTTAGAAATGTTCCACAATTTACTGAAGACATAGAGATGATGCTGCTGCTTAGGTGCCTTTTAGCAAGCTATGCAAACAATCCTGATAAAACAAGATACATAGAGAGTCAATCTGGCTTCTGAGAATTTACCAAGTGAACAGAGTACCTAGTTCATCAGCCGTCCAGTAAAGCAACCCAGGAAACTGACTGGGTCTCTTTGCCTACCGTATTAACATTAAACATTGATGTTCTGTATTCTGTACTTTACTGCACCCAGCAGACTTTCAACAACTCATTGATCCAAAGATACATGCACAGTCTGAGCACCAGCTATGGTGCTCATAACTTCTTTAAGACTTGAACCCTTTCAATCTGTGTGATTCATTAAATTGGACCATTGATGATAAGAATACACATTGTATGTTTCTGTGCAcatgacagtgtgtgtgtgtgcacgtacaTACTGTATAGTCTTAAAAATAGCATTATactggccaggggtggtggctaacgcctgtaatcccagcactttgggaggccgaggcgggtggatcaactgtggtcaggagtttgagatcagccaggccaacctggtgaaaccccgtctctactaaaaatacaaaaattagctgggcgtgatggtgggcgcctgtaatcccagctacttgggaggctgaggcaggagaatcacttgaacccgggaggcggaggttgcagtgagccgagatcgcaccattgcactccagtctgggcaacagagtgagattccgtctcaaaaaaaaaaagaaaaggaaaaaaaaatagcattataCCTCTTCCTTGTCTCAACCGCCATGAAAATTCTGAACACTCCAAATTCAGTTGAATAAtccaaaacaaaatttataagtataaaataattttacttcttataGTAATAGTATACTTTAAAAAGCCTCAGGGTATATTATCTTCTAAACAGCTACAATTCAGTGCAGCTACATTAACCAACTATGTTCTCTAGTTGAGAACAACTAGGCCTATTTCACTGCTGTGTAGCCTCAGTGCCTAACATGGGTGCCAAATAAATATTCGTAGAATTACACTGAATTGTAAAAACCATTCGTTTTTGTTTACAATTGCCAAAAATCTCAAAAGGCCCTGTATTTATGtaattctttgaaattattattttattttgatttctcagTTATTGACTGGCTGGGTGTGACTTAGTACATAAGTACTCAATATTATAAAAACCTCAAATAATTGACTTGATTTTACACAACATCCTTCCCTTTTctacaagttaatttttttacaaatcaTTTGGGTTATCTCCTAAATAGGTTATATTTTATTGCTTCTAGAAacaatgtttcaaaatatatgtgcattatcagtaataatttgtataaatatttcccacaacaattttcataattttcaaagACTAATTTCTTGACTGAAGATATTTTGCTAGGGAagtgaaactttaaaattttgtagattttaaaaaatattgttgaatgGTGTCATGCAAAGGATTTATATAGTGTGCTCCCACTAACTGTACAGATCAGGACACATATTTTTAGACATCTAAGTCTGTAGCTTAAATGGAGGTTACTCTTCCATCATCTAGAATTGTTTACTTAGTaattgttgtttcttttattattatagacTTACTATCAGTTTTATTTTGCCAAGTATGCAACAGGTATATCACTagtatatgaaaatgtaaatatcacTTGTGTACTCAAACAAAAGTTGGTCTTAAGCTTCCACCTTGAGCAGCCTTGGAAACCTAACCTGCCTCTTTTAGCATAATCacattttctaaatgattttCTTTGTTCCTGAAAAAGTGATTTGTATtagttttacatttgttttttggaagattatatttgtatatgtatcatcataaaatatttaaataaaaagtatcttTAGAGTGACCCTTTCCCcatagatttttatttctctattatatTTTACAAGGAATATAACTCAGTTTGTTAGGGAGAGTGCCTTAAAGGCAGGTGTTTCTTGGACTTTGTTATTTAATTAGATCTGCTTGCAATAAAAAAAGTTGTCggttatctaaaattcaaatttatcgGGGTACTTGGCATTTTCATTGTCCAACTCTGGCAACCTTGTTCCTAAGGAAGTGAAGGTTGCTCTCTGCCCAGAGTAACACTGGAGAAATCTGTTGGGTCTGGCAGAAGAAGGCTAGTATATCTAACCCAAAGAGATGAAATCATTCTACCAATGTTTGAGAGGCTGTTTTAATTGCTTGTTATAGTTTAGAAGGGAAAAGATCAGAGTTGCTGctataagagaagaaaaacaaattttcttctaGGTCCCCAGCTGGGGCTCTGTAACAAAacacagattaacaagagaaaaacaaacattagtCTGTTAACATGTGTATCTCATGCATGCTTTGGAGTAACTGGAATGAGCAGCTCAAAGGGGTGGTTAGAACTTGGgtgtaaaatgttaaaagaagagctttaaacaaattaaatctAACAGTTTACTTAAGCAAAGAAAGGTTCACAAAATTGGGCTGCCCTGGAACTAGAAAAGGTTCGGAGAACTCTATTCTACAATAATGAGCAGGCCGTATTCAtagacagaaaatggaagtgaggtaggGAAGCTGCTTGATTGGTTACAGCTGAGCCTTTGCCTTATTTGGAGGTGGGCTGATCAGTTGGCAGCCAGTGACTGGCTGAAACTCAGCTGCTGTGATTGATTGACGCTCAGCTATGTATTACAAAAATATACTCCTAAATTAGGCTTTCAGTTCATTTATGTACCAAGCTAGGCTGCAGTTCGTCATGTGGGGACTCAAGGTATGGAGGCAGCCTCAGGCCCagtttaatttaataatataccAACTTGGGCTAAAACATAGGAAAGGGGATTAGGGGCTTCTGGGCAGGGGAAACAAGTTATGGGAAGGTGACCAGGAAAAGTCTGGTAAGCTTGAGTAAGATTTGTCATGCAGATTTAAATTAATCTCTTTGTCACTTATAGTCATCCCGTGTTTCCGGTACGGAGGGAGACAGCCTTACAAATGGACATTTCCCTTATAAATGTAAATCCCTTTACAAAAGGTAAACTTACGTTCTGTCTTCAGAGTTTCTCCTGCGTCtgctatttctcaaaataatcagctcaaaataatccttatacTAAAAACGTATTTTGGGGGCTGTAGCATATTCTAGTCGACACTGCCGGTAAACTGGAATGTCTCATGAATGAAGATTTCACGACAATGGCACATCAGAACATCCTAAAGCATGAAGACTGGTTTATTCCTGCGTGACTTCAGTTCCCACTCCCAGTGGCACATGGAGCTAATTCTGGTTGATCTCTGCAGACCATATTCCAATCACCACCACATCAAAATGTCTACAGTAGGACGTTGCTAACCAAATATCACCTAAAAATGAGACATTTCAGATCATTAAATCTGACTTTCTTAAAGGACCAAAATTTATTAgtttcattatgttttattttaatcctcTATATCATTCCCAATTACTTTGTCTACTGTTTCCATTAATTACTAAGAGGTTGAAGTCTCCCAAGTGTGGCTTTGCTTATTTCCCCCtttaattctttctatttttgtttcctgtgttttGAAACTTTTTGCCTGTGTTATTAGGTACAAGTACATTTAGGATTACTGTGTTCCTGAAGAACtgatctttttatcattatgaaatgccTCTCTTCATCTCTGTTTATAACTGCTAATTAcctttagcctaaagctgcctccttacattcttttcctttttttttttttttttttttgagacggagtttcaagtGAGTGAAatggcgcaaactcggctcaccacaacctccgcctcccaggttcaaatgattctcctgcctcaccctcccaagtagctggggttacaggcatgcgccaccacgcccagctaattttgtatttttaatagagacggggtttctccatattggtcaggcaggtctcaaactcccgacctcgggtgatccgcctgccttggcctcccaaagtgctggg is part of the Homo sapiens chromosome 18, GRCh38.p14 Primary Assembly genome and harbors:
- the DSG2 gene encoding desmoglein-2 isoform X1 yields the protein MKINATDADEPNTLNSKISYRIVSLEPAYPPVFYLNKDTGEIYTTSVTLDREEHSSYTLTVEARDGNGEVTDKPVKQAQVQIRILDVNDNIPVVENKVLEGMVEENQVNVEVTRIKVFDADEIGSDNWLANFTFASGNEGGYFHIETDAQTNEGIVTLIKEVDYEEMKNLDFSVIVANKAAFHKSIRSKYKPTPIPIKVKVKNVKEGIHFKSSVISIYVSESMDRSSKGQIIGNFQAFDEDTGLPAHARYVKLEDRDNWISVDSVTSEIKLAKLPDFESRYVQNGTYTVKIVAISEDYPRKTITGTVLINVEDINDNCPTLIEPVQTICHDAEYVNVTAEDLDGHPNSGPFSFSVIDKPPGMAEKWKIARQESTSVLLQQSEKKLGRSEIQFLISDNQGFSCPEKQVLTLTVCECLHGSGCREAQHDSYVGLGPAAIALMILAFLLLLLVPLLLLMCHCGKGAKGFTPIPGTIEMLHPWNNEGAPPEDKVVPSFLPVDQGGSLVGRNGVGGMAKEATMKGSSSASIVKGQHEMSEMDGRWEEHRSLLSGRATQFTGATGAIMTTETTKTARATGASRDMAGAQAAAVALNEEFLRNYFTDKAASYTEEDENHTAKDCLLVYSQEETESLNASIGCCSFIEGELDDRFLDDLGLKFKTLAEVCLGQKIDINKEIEQRQKPATETSMNTASHSLCEQTMVNSENTYSSGSSFPVPKSLQEANAEKVTQEIVTERSVSSRQAQKVATPLPDPMASRNVIATETSYVTGSTMPPTTVILGPSQPQSLIVTERVYAPASTLVDQPYANEGTVVVTERVIQPHGGGSNPLEGTQHLQDVPYVMVRERESFLAPSSGVQPTLAMPNIAVGQNVTVTERVLAPASTLQSSYQIPTENSMTARNTTVSGAGVPGPLPDFGLEESGHSNSTITTSSTRVTKHSTVQHSYS